The following are encoded together in the Xanthomonas sacchari genome:
- the mprF gene encoding bifunctional lysylphosphatidylglycerol flippase/synthetase MprF, with protein MTDTAPSAPASTPGWRRALPVLASLAILALALHALATEFSTHGYSAIRHAFNQLSLTQIVLTLLLGLSSYACLIGFDAVGLRRSGRKLHPMRISITAFLAHAVGQTLGFAALTGGAVRLRGYGRVGLSLAEIGQVVLMSTLGFVFGAWLLLALALTLEPAAAALALPVGATAVRAIGIALLVGFATMLLLAGRDGRTLRWRSHELWLPDRRTTLGVTALSVVELGLASAAFYVLLPNESGIEYIGFVGLYLVAVVAGLVSTVPAGLGVFEWSLLKLLPGVAPAAVLAAALIYRITYYVVPLLLSVLMASLSGLRRPLAASAGGVRVAWRTLRPWLPQIIALAVFAVGAALVIDGTLPTPKRRQDMAPLSIMETSHLLASLGGVVLLLIGQGLQRRSHAAWVLAIGICVLLPLPAWLRGGHVSVALSSLVVAVGLWGARREFYREGALLDEAWSWPWLRNLGLVLIATIWLLFFVYSHVEYQNELWWEFATSANAPRALRAVLLVSVAVVVFGLARLLHSTRSPLPPADGAQLDSLAPVLAEATDTQACLVLTGDKALLQAEDGPGFVMMQRYGGSLVAMGDPVGTPEVARALIWRFREEADRMGLRPVFYQVGEQHWQTYLDLGLTLVKLGEEAMVSLEGFHLEGRDRADLRQAWNRGKRSGLSFRIVEADAVDALMPVLAEVSQQWLEDKAGAEKGFSLGSFDPAYLRRFPIAVVEFEGKVVAFANLWQAPAGHELSVDLMRHIADAPKGTMDFLFIELFLWGRDQGYKRFSLGMAPLSGLAQHRLAGRWNRFGNLIVRHGERFYGFTGLRRFKSKFAPAWRTRYLAAPGGMHLPAALLDVTRLISLDPRKPE; from the coding sequence ATGACCGACACCGCGCCCTCCGCTCCCGCGTCCACGCCCGGCTGGCGCCGTGCGCTGCCGGTGCTGGCCAGCCTGGCGATCCTGGCCCTGGCGCTGCATGCGCTGGCCACGGAGTTCAGCACCCATGGCTACAGTGCGATCCGTCACGCCTTCAACCAGCTGAGCCTGACGCAGATCGTCCTGACCCTGCTGCTGGGCCTGAGCAGCTACGCCTGCCTGATCGGCTTCGATGCCGTCGGCCTGCGCCGCAGCGGGCGCAAGCTGCACCCGATGCGGATCAGCATCACCGCGTTCCTGGCGCATGCGGTCGGCCAGACCCTGGGCTTCGCCGCGCTGACCGGCGGCGCGGTGCGCCTGCGCGGCTACGGCCGGGTCGGGCTGAGCCTGGCCGAGATCGGCCAGGTGGTGCTGATGAGCACGCTCGGCTTCGTGTTCGGCGCCTGGCTGCTGCTGGCGCTGGCCCTGACCCTGGAACCGGCCGCCGCGGCGCTGGCGCTGCCGGTCGGCGCGACCGCGGTGCGCGCGATCGGCATCGCGTTGCTGGTCGGCTTCGCCACGATGCTGCTGCTGGCCGGTCGTGATGGCCGCACCCTGCGCTGGCGCAGTCACGAACTGTGGCTGCCGGACCGGCGCACCACGCTGGGCGTGACCGCGCTGAGCGTGGTCGAGCTGGGCCTGGCCAGCGCCGCGTTCTACGTGCTGCTGCCCAACGAATCGGGCATCGAATACATCGGCTTCGTCGGCCTGTACCTGGTCGCGGTGGTGGCGGGCCTGGTCTCGACCGTGCCGGCCGGCCTGGGCGTGTTCGAGTGGAGCCTGCTTAAGCTGCTGCCCGGCGTGGCGCCGGCGGCGGTGCTGGCGGCGGCGCTGATCTACCGTATCACCTACTACGTGGTGCCGCTGCTGCTGTCGGTGCTGATGGCGTCGCTGTCCGGCCTGCGCCGGCCGCTGGCCGCCAGTGCCGGCGGGGTGCGCGTGGCCTGGCGCACGCTGCGCCCGTGGCTGCCGCAGATCATCGCCCTGGCGGTGTTCGCGGTCGGCGCGGCGCTGGTCATCGACGGCACCCTGCCCACGCCCAAGCGCCGCCAGGACATGGCGCCGCTGTCGATCATGGAGACCTCGCACCTGCTGGCCAGCCTCGGCGGCGTGGTGCTGCTGCTGATCGGCCAGGGCCTGCAGCGGCGCAGCCATGCCGCCTGGGTGCTGGCGATCGGCATCTGCGTGCTGCTGCCGCTGCCGGCCTGGCTGCGCGGCGGCCACGTCTCGGTGGCGCTGTCCTCGCTGGTGGTGGCGGTCGGCCTGTGGGGCGCGCGCCGCGAGTTCTACCGCGAGGGCGCGCTGCTCGACGAGGCCTGGTCGTGGCCGTGGCTGCGCAACCTCGGCCTGGTGCTGATCGCCACGATCTGGCTGCTGTTCTTCGTCTACAGCCATGTCGAATACCAGAACGAGCTGTGGTGGGAGTTCGCCACCTCGGCCAACGCGCCGCGTGCGCTGCGTGCGGTGCTGCTGGTCAGCGTGGCGGTGGTGGTGTTCGGACTGGCGCGACTGCTGCACAGCACCCGCTCGCCATTGCCGCCGGCCGATGGCGCGCAACTGGACTCGCTGGCGCCGGTACTGGCCGAGGCCACCGACACCCAGGCCTGCCTGGTGCTGACCGGCGACAAGGCGCTTTTGCAGGCCGAGGACGGCCCGGGCTTCGTGATGATGCAGCGCTACGGCGGCTCGCTGGTGGCGATGGGCGACCCGGTCGGCACCCCGGAGGTGGCCCGCGCGCTGATCTGGCGCTTCCGCGAGGAAGCCGACCGCATGGGCCTGCGCCCGGTGTTCTATCAGGTCGGCGAGCAGCACTGGCAGACCTACCTGGACCTGGGCCTGACCTTGGTCAAGCTCGGCGAGGAAGCGATGGTGTCGCTTGAGGGCTTCCACCTGGAGGGCCGCGACCGCGCCGATCTGCGCCAGGCCTGGAACCGCGGCAAGCGCAGCGGGCTGAGCTTCCGCATCGTCGAAGCCGACGCGGTGGACGCGCTGATGCCGGTGCTGGCCGAGGTCTCGCAGCAATGGCTGGAAGACAAGGCCGGCGCCGAGAAGGGCTTCTCGCTGGGCAGCTTCGATCCCGCCTACCTGCGTCGCTTCCCGATCGCAGTGGTGGAGTTCGAAGGCAAGGTCGTGGCCTTCGCCAACCTGTGGCAGGCGCCGGCCGGCCACGAGCTGTCGGTGGACCTGATGCGGCACATCGCCGACGCGCCGAAGGGCACGATGGATTTCCTGTTCATCGAGCTGTTCCTGTGGGGCCGCGACCAGGGCTACAAGCGCTTCTCGCTGGGCATGGCGCCGCTGTCGGGCCTGGCCCAGCACCGCCTGGCCGGGCGCTGGAACCGCTTCGGCAACCTGATCGTGCGCCACGGCGAACGCTTCTATGGCTTCACCGGCCTGCGCCGCTTCAAGTCCAAGTTCGCCCCCGCCTGGCGCACCCGCTACCTCGCCGCCCCCGGCGGCATGCACCTGCCGGCCGCGCTGCTGGACGTGACCCGACTGATCTCGCTGGATCCGCGCAAGCCTGAGTAG
- a CDS encoding DUF998 domain-containing protein: MQLSAFPLSAPPRWTRLAGATALLLALLFLGVAVALQVLRADLQWQQATLSQYLHGPGGLVLRTVYVLLAAAVMALAAGLYAQSPPRARSGAPVLLFGGAALGLCGVAIGDSYLPQRAPLLAPLVHGLSAQTAFLCATTAMLLQSAWLRGQGAWKGRAGPLLLLAVLAFAVLWLHVLWRAPPRGLTQKLAIVLILAWLLPVAYRVWRPAPAAAAQSRDNGAVFPLQDSAS, translated from the coding sequence ATGCAGTTGTCCGCGTTTCCCCTTTCCGCACCGCCGCGCTGGACGCGCCTGGCCGGTGCCACGGCGCTGCTGCTGGCATTGCTGTTTCTCGGTGTGGCGGTGGCGCTGCAGGTTTTGCGCGCCGATCTGCAGTGGCAGCAGGCCACGCTCAGCCAATACCTGCATGGACCCGGCGGCCTGGTACTGCGCACTGTCTACGTCCTGCTGGCGGCGGCTGTGATGGCCTTGGCAGCCGGCCTGTATGCGCAGTCGCCGCCACGCGCGCGCAGCGGCGCGCCTGTGCTGCTGTTCGGTGGCGCGGCGCTGGGGTTGTGTGGGGTGGCGATCGGCGACAGCTATCTGCCGCAGCGCGCGCCGCTGCTGGCGCCGCTGGTGCATGGGCTGTCCGCGCAGACCGCGTTTCTGTGCGCGACCACCGCGATGCTGCTGCAAAGCGCATGGCTGCGCGGGCAGGGAGCGTGGAAGGGCCGCGCCGGGCCGTTGCTGCTGCTGGCGGTGCTGGCGTTCGCGGTCTTGTGGCTGCATGTGCTGTGGCGCGCGCCGCCGCGCGGCCTGACCCAGAAGCTGGCGATCGTGCTGATCCTGGCCTGGCTGTTGCCGGTGGCGTACCGCGTGTGGCGGCCGGCGCCTGCAGCCGCTGCGCAATCGCGCGACAATGGCGCGGTCTTCCCACTACAGGACAGCGCATCATGA
- a CDS encoding RidA family protein — MIQRFDTGPRMSEMTVHNGVAYLAGQIAEDTSADIAGQTREVLAAIDRLLALAATDKSRILRAEIYMTDLAEFAEMNKVWEEWVSPGNTPARATVQAKLADPAWKIEIVITAAA, encoded by the coding sequence ATGATCCAGCGTTTCGATACCGGCCCGCGCATGTCGGAAATGACCGTGCACAACGGCGTGGCCTACTTGGCCGGCCAGATCGCCGAGGACACCAGCGCCGACATCGCCGGCCAGACCCGCGAAGTGCTCGCCGCGATCGACCGGCTGCTGGCGCTCGCCGCCACCGACAAGAGCCGGATCCTGCGCGCGGAGATCTACATGACCGACCTGGCCGAGTTCGCCGAGATGAACAAGGTCTGGGAAGAATGGGTCAGCCCCGGCAACACCCCGGCCCGCGCCACCGTGCAGGCCAAGCTGGCCGACCCGGCCTGGAAGATCGAGATCGTGATTACCGCGGCGGCGTGA
- a CDS encoding cyclopropane-fatty-acyl-phospholipid synthase family protein, producing the protein MSSTFATSSPPAAPAEPLATRLAESGLLPDAMLRAAMRRLCAQRLREERAGGADAAWERQRLLIESLRESAIAIETDAANRQHYEVPPRFFELCLGKRLKYSSCYWDATTPDLDAAEERMLQLYGERAQLRDGQRILELGCGWGSLTLWMAEQFPGARITAVSNSRPQREHIEAQCRARGLSNVKVITHDANTLTLPTESYDRVVSIEMFEHMRNYRELLKRVSHWLVPGGRLFVHIFCHRDLAYPFEVQGEDNWMGRHFFTGGLMPAADTLLQFQDDLAIERRWLLSGQHYEKTANAWLHNQDRHRDALMPVLQATYGADAKIWWQRWRMFWMACAELFGYEQGQQWGVAHYRFVRR; encoded by the coding sequence ATGTCCAGCACCTTCGCCACCTCTTCCCCGCCCGCCGCGCCGGCCGAACCACTGGCCACGCGGCTGGCCGAATCCGGCCTGCTGCCCGACGCCATGCTGCGCGCGGCGATGCGCCGGCTGTGCGCGCAGCGCCTGCGCGAGGAGCGCGCCGGCGGCGCCGACGCGGCCTGGGAACGCCAGCGCCTGCTGATCGAATCGCTGCGCGAGAGCGCCATCGCCATCGAGACCGATGCGGCCAACCGCCAGCACTACGAAGTGCCACCACGTTTCTTCGAGCTGTGCCTGGGCAAGCGCCTGAAGTACAGCAGCTGCTACTGGGACGCGACCACGCCCGACCTCGATGCGGCCGAGGAACGCATGCTGCAGCTGTACGGCGAACGCGCGCAGTTGCGCGATGGCCAGCGCATCCTCGAACTGGGCTGTGGCTGGGGCTCGCTGACCTTGTGGATGGCCGAGCAGTTCCCCGGCGCGCGCATCACCGCGGTGTCCAACTCGCGGCCGCAGCGCGAGCACATCGAAGCGCAGTGCCGCGCGCGCGGGCTCAGCAACGTCAAGGTGATCACCCACGACGCCAACACCCTAACCCTGCCGACCGAGAGCTACGACCGCGTGGTCTCGATCGAGATGTTCGAGCACATGCGCAACTACCGCGAACTGCTCAAGCGCGTCAGCCACTGGCTGGTGCCGGGCGGGCGGCTGTTCGTGCACATCTTCTGCCATCGCGACCTGGCCTACCCGTTCGAGGTGCAGGGCGAGGACAACTGGATGGGCCGGCACTTCTTCACCGGCGGCCTGATGCCGGCGGCCGACACCCTGCTGCAGTTCCAGGACGACCTGGCGATCGAACGCCGCTGGCTGCTGTCCGGCCAGCACTACGAGAAGACCGCCAATGCCTGGCTGCACAACCAGGACCGCCACCGCGACGCGCTGATGCCGGTGCTGCAGGCCACCTACGGCGCCGACGCCAAGATCTGGTGGCAACGCTGGCGCATGTTCTGGATGGCCTGCGCGGAACTGTTCGGCTACGAACAGGGCCAGCAGTGGGGTGTGGCGCATTACCGGTTCGTGCGGCGCTGA
- a CDS encoding DUF1295 domain-containing protein, with product MNAWPLLHVGVFTVLVMLAGWAWQRHTRNAGVVDVLWSACMALTAVYCAWRADGALLPRVLTAVLGGLWGARLAWHLGVRVFGDAHEDGRYRALREHWQGDQRKFLAFFLGQALVVLAFAVPLSVAAHNPQPQWSVWTTLAVATWLVAVGGESLADRQLAAFRADPANKGKTCRQGLWRYSRHPNYFFEFVHWFAYVFLAVGSGALWVGVAALGPLLMFAFLYRVTGIPYTEQQALRSRGRDYADYQRSTSAFFPMPPRH from the coding sequence ATGAACGCCTGGCCGCTGCTGCATGTGGGCGTGTTCACCGTGCTGGTCATGCTCGCCGGCTGGGCCTGGCAGCGGCATACCCGCAACGCCGGTGTGGTCGACGTGCTGTGGTCGGCGTGCATGGCGCTGACTGCGGTGTACTGCGCCTGGCGCGCCGACGGCGCACTGCTGCCGCGGGTGCTGACCGCCGTGTTGGGCGGACTGTGGGGCGCGCGCCTGGCCTGGCACCTGGGCGTGCGCGTGTTCGGCGATGCCCACGAGGACGGCCGCTATCGCGCCCTGCGCGAGCACTGGCAAGGCGACCAGCGCAAGTTCCTGGCGTTCTTCCTCGGCCAGGCGCTGGTGGTGCTGGCGTTCGCGGTGCCGCTGTCGGTGGCCGCGCACAATCCGCAGCCGCAGTGGAGCGTGTGGACCACCCTGGCGGTGGCGACCTGGCTGGTCGCGGTGGGCGGGGAAAGCCTGGCCGACCGGCAACTGGCCGCGTTCCGCGCCGACCCGGCGAACAAGGGCAAGACCTGCCGCCAAGGCCTGTGGCGCTACTCGCGGCATCCGAACTACTTCTTCGAATTCGTGCACTGGTTCGCCTACGTGTTCCTGGCGGTGGGCAGCGGCGCGCTGTGGGTCGGTGTGGCCGCGCTGGGGCCGCTGCTGATGTTCGCCTTCCTGTACCGCGTCACCGGCATTCCCTACACCGAACAGCAGGCCCTGCGCTCGCGCGGCCGCGACTACGCCGACTACCAGCGCAGCACCAGCGCCTTCTTCCCCATGCCGCCGCGGCACTGA
- a CDS encoding DUF2878 domain-containing protein, which produces MNNLVNYLALQGLWLAAVVGAAHGLAWAGPAALALFALYQLWPRRRARGDAALVALVLPLGAGVDAAMRAGDWVRYAAAPPSPWPPLWILALWAGFALTFQHSLAWVMRHLWRAALFGATAGPLGYVLAARGWQAVTLVEPLPQALLALAVGWAAALTLLSLATRRLMVATPALPATGAAR; this is translated from the coding sequence ATGAACAACCTCGTCAACTACCTCGCCCTGCAGGGGCTGTGGCTGGCAGCGGTGGTCGGCGCCGCGCACGGGTTGGCCTGGGCCGGTCCGGCAGCACTGGCGCTGTTCGCGCTTTACCAACTGTGGCCGCGGCGCCGCGCCCGCGGCGACGCCGCGCTGGTGGCGCTTGTACTGCCCCTGGGCGCCGGCGTGGATGCCGCCATGCGCGCCGGCGACTGGGTGCGCTACGCCGCCGCGCCGCCGTCACCGTGGCCGCCGCTGTGGATCCTGGCGCTGTGGGCCGGCTTCGCGCTGACCTTCCAGCACTCGCTGGCATGGGTGATGCGCCATCTCTGGCGTGCGGCGCTGTTCGGCGCCACTGCCGGCCCGCTGGGCTACGTGCTGGCCGCGCGCGGCTGGCAGGCGGTGACGCTGGTTGAGCCGTTGCCGCAGGCGCTGCTGGCACTGGCCGTCGGCTGGGCCGCGGCGCTGACCTTGCTGAGCCTGGCGACACGCCGCCTGATGGTCGCCACGCCGGCCCTTCCGGCAACCGGAGCGGCGCGATGA
- a CDS encoding cyclopropane-fatty-acyl-phospholipid synthase family protein — translation MNAPHAPSSAAALAPAAPPLRGLDRLLRKRLLATLDGLREGQLRIEETGTLTTLGDAGADADVLQAHLRIHDPRFYRQAALNGSVGVGEAYMDGLWDCDDLVALVRLLVRNRDRLDAMETGLARLGGLAMRGLHAFARNTRAGSRRNIAAHYDLGNQLFELFLDRNLMYSSAIFRDADAALGEAALERAAERKLQRICAKLDLQPHHHLVEIGTGWGGFALHAAKHHGCRVTTTTISREQYELARQRVAAAGLSDRVEVLLRDYRDLNGRYDRLVSIEMIEAIGHQYLDTYFGKVGSLLKDDGQALIQAITIEDHRYAQALKSVDFIKRHIFPGSFIPSVAAMTGAIGRASDLRLFNLEDIGPSYALTLRAWRERFMARLPQVRALGYDERFMRMWEFYLAYCEGGFLERSIGDVHLWLSKPRARPAQFAPALAGDA, via the coding sequence ATGAACGCTCCGCACGCGCCCTCTTCCGCCGCCGCGCTGGCCCCGGCCGCACCGCCGTTGCGCGGGCTCGACCGCCTGCTGCGGAAGCGTCTGCTCGCCACCCTCGATGGCCTGCGCGAGGGCCAGTTGCGCATCGAGGAGACCGGCACGCTGACCACGCTGGGCGATGCCGGCGCCGATGCCGACGTGCTGCAGGCGCATCTGCGCATCCACGATCCGCGCTTCTACCGCCAGGCCGCGCTCAACGGCAGCGTCGGCGTCGGCGAGGCGTACATGGATGGGCTGTGGGACTGCGACGACCTGGTTGCGCTGGTGCGCCTGCTGGTGCGCAACCGCGACCGCCTGGACGCGATGGAGACCGGCCTGGCCCGGCTTGGCGGCCTGGCGATGCGCGGCCTGCATGCGTTCGCGCGCAACACCCGTGCCGGCAGCCGCCGCAACATCGCCGCGCACTACGACCTGGGCAACCAGCTGTTCGAGCTGTTCCTGGATCGCAACCTGATGTACTCCTCAGCGATCTTCCGCGATGCCGACGCCGCCCTGGGCGAGGCTGCGCTGGAGCGCGCGGCCGAGCGCAAGCTGCAGCGCATCTGCGCCAAGCTCGATCTGCAGCCGCATCATCATCTGGTCGAGATCGGCACCGGCTGGGGCGGCTTCGCGCTGCACGCGGCCAAGCACCATGGCTGCCGCGTCACCACCACCACCATCTCGCGTGAGCAGTACGAACTGGCCCGGCAGCGCGTCGCCGCCGCCGGGCTGTCGGACCGAGTCGAGGTGTTGTTGCGCGACTACCGCGATCTGAATGGCCGCTACGACCGCCTGGTCTCGATCGAAATGATCGAGGCGATCGGCCACCAGTACCTGGACACCTACTTCGGCAAGGTCGGCAGCCTGCTCAAGGACGACGGCCAGGCGCTGATCCAGGCCATCACCATCGAGGATCACCGCTACGCGCAGGCGCTCAAGTCGGTGGACTTCATCAAGCGCCACATCTTCCCCGGCAGCTTCATTCCCTCGGTGGCAGCAATGACCGGGGCGATCGGCCGCGCCAGCGACCTGCGCCTGTTCAATCTTGAAGACATCGGCCCCAGCTACGCGCTCACCCTGCGCGCCTGGCGCGAGCGCTTCATGGCCAGGCTGCCGCAGGTGCGCGCGCTCGGCTACGACGAACGCTTCATGCGCATGTGGGAGTTCTACCTGGCCTATTGCGAGGGCGGCTTCCTGGAGCGCTCGATCGGCGACGTGCACCTGTGGCTAAGCAAGCCGCGCGCGCGGCCGGCGCAGTTCGCCCCGGCGCTGGCGGGCGACGCATGA
- a CDS encoding NAD(P)/FAD-dependent oxidoreductase: protein MSRIAVVGSGIAGLGAAWLLSQRHEVTLYEAADYLGGHTHTHAIELDGAEYAVDSGFIVFNPEHYPLLSALFARLGVESQPTTMSFSVHEERTGLEYNAGTLDGLFCQRRNLLSPRFWRMLRDLRRFYREAPQVLHDASLAQLTLGEFLQRHGYSQVFRDAHLVPMASALWSSPSRQILDFPMRQLIGFMANHHMLQVSGRPQWRVVRGGSNSYVRALRSRWRVRERLGTPVRAIQRTAHGSVAIACDADTQQYDHAVLACHADDALRLLTDPSDAETAILGAIGYQDNETVLHTDARVLPRDRRAWAAWNAHVPADPDAPCTVSYWMNALQSLQAPQPFIVSLNRSDAIDPAKVLRRMRYRHPLQTQASVAAQARKGEIQGQRNTWFAGAGWGFGFHEDGLRSAVDVAAALGVPWS, encoded by the coding sequence ATGAGCCGGATCGCGGTGGTGGGCTCGGGGATCGCCGGCCTCGGCGCGGCGTGGCTGCTGTCGCAGCGCCACGAGGTGACGCTGTACGAAGCGGCCGACTATCTCGGCGGCCATACCCATACCCATGCGATCGAACTGGACGGCGCGGAATACGCGGTGGACAGCGGCTTCATCGTGTTCAATCCGGAGCACTACCCGTTGCTGAGCGCGTTGTTCGCGCGGCTGGGAGTGGAGTCGCAGCCGACCACGATGAGCTTTTCGGTGCACGAGGAACGCACCGGGCTGGAGTACAACGCCGGCACGCTCGATGGGCTGTTCTGCCAGCGCCGCAACCTGCTGTCGCCGCGTTTCTGGCGCATGCTGCGCGACCTGCGGCGGTTCTACCGCGAGGCGCCGCAGGTGCTGCATGACGCTTCCCTGGCGCAACTCACCCTCGGCGAATTTCTGCAGCGCCACGGCTACTCCCAGGTGTTCCGCGACGCGCACCTGGTACCGATGGCCTCGGCGCTGTGGTCCTCGCCGTCGCGGCAGATCCTCGATTTCCCGATGCGTCAGCTGATCGGCTTCATGGCCAACCACCACATGCTGCAGGTCAGCGGCCGCCCGCAGTGGCGGGTGGTGCGCGGCGGCTCCAACAGCTACGTGCGCGCGCTGCGCAGCCGCTGGCGGGTGCGCGAGCGGCTCGGCACGCCGGTGCGCGCGATACAGCGCACCGCGCACGGCAGCGTCGCCATCGCCTGCGATGCCGACACGCAGCAATACGACCATGCGGTGCTGGCCTGCCATGCCGACGACGCGCTGCGCCTGCTCACCGATCCCAGCGACGCCGAAACCGCGATCCTCGGCGCGATCGGCTACCAGGACAACGAGACCGTGCTGCACACCGACGCGCGCGTACTGCCGCGCGACCGCCGCGCCTGGGCCGCCTGGAACGCGCACGTGCCGGCCGATCCGGACGCGCCGTGTACGGTCAGCTACTGGATGAACGCACTGCAGTCGCTGCAGGCGCCGCAGCCGTTCATCGTCAGCCTCAACCGCAGCGATGCGATCGATCCGGCCAAGGTGTTGCGGCGCATGCGTTACCGGCATCCGCTGCAGACCCAGGCATCGGTGGCGGCGCAGGCGCGCAAGGGCGAGATCCAAGGCCAGCGCAACACCTGGTTCGCCGGCGCCGGCTGGGGCTTCGGCTTCCACGAGGACGGCCTGCGCAGCGCGGTCGACGTCGCCGCCGCGCTGGGGGTACCCTGGTCATGA